From Medicago truncatula cultivar Jemalong A17 chromosome 7, MtrunA17r5.0-ANR, whole genome shotgun sequence, a single genomic window includes:
- the LOC11442966 gene encoding U-box domain-containing protein 15, with the protein MEETEEREENVEPEPNNPENENEEECNAVVVVEEIQGLIESVVQFGEYRRTQRKESHNLARRFKHMLPLMEDLRDLCHPAPRKGVVWLKNLRDALFFARELLKLCSQGSKIHLAWEGEMVMIKFQKVYEKLSQAFDGVPCDELGISDEVKEQLELMHVQLRRARRRTDTQDIELAMDMMVVFSDEDDRNADSAIIERLAKKLELRSVEDLEVETVAVGNLVRERKGKQSESTKKIIDLLNRFKRTAGMEETDVVFDDDHAMPNKMLGRSTSLVIPHEFLCPITLEIMSDPVIIASGQTYERESIEKWFKSNHKTCPKTRQPLEHLQLAPNCALRNLIAEWCENNNFKLPKICSSCQETTPTENQEEIPCLVESLSSINLEHQRKAVERIRLLSKENSENRILVAENGGIPPLVQILSYPDSKIKEHAVTALLNLSIDEANKKLISKEGAIPAIIEVLENGSIVAKENSAAALFSLSMIDENKEVVGMSNGIPALVNLLQNGTVRGKKDAATALFSLSLTHANKERAIKAGIVTALLQLLKDKNLGMIDEALSILLLLVLTPEGRHEVGQLSFIETLVEFTREGTPKNKECAASVLLELCSSNSSFTLAALQFGVYEHLIEIKESGTNRAQRKANAILDLIKRSEQI; encoded by the exons ATGGAAGAAACAGAAGAGAGGGAGGAAAATGTAGAACCAGAACCAAACAACCCGGAAAATGAGAATGAAGAAGAATGCAACgctgtggtggtggtggaggagatCCAAGGACTCATCGAATCGGTGGTTCAATTCGGTGAATACAGAAGAACACAAAGGAAAGAATCACACAACCTCGCTCGTCGTTTCAAACACATGTTGCCTCTTATGGAAGACCTTCGTGACCTTTGTCATCCTGCTCCTCGAAAAGGCGTTGTTTGGTTGAAGAACCTCAGAGATGCGCTTTTCTTCGCTAGGGAATTGTTGAAATTGTGTAGCCAAGGAAGCAAAATTCACCTC GCATGGGAAGGTGAGATGGTTATGATCAAATTTCAGAAGgtttatgaaaaattaagtCAAGCTTTTGATGGTGTGCCTTGTGATGAATTAGGGATTTCTGATGAAGTAAAAGAACAG CTTGAGCTAATGCACGTGCAACTCAGGAGGGCAAGGAGAAGAACTGATACACAAGACATAGAGCTAGCAATGGATATGATGGTGGTGTTCTCTGATGAAGATGATCGTAATGCCGATAGTGCCATTATCGAAAGGCTTGCAAAGAAGTTGGAGCTTCGTAGTGTTGAGGATCTTGAGGTAGAAACAGTGGCTGTTGGAAACCTTGTTAGAGAAAGAAAAGGGAAGCAAAGTGAgagtacaaaaaaaataattgaccTTCTTAACAGATTCAAAAGGACTGCAGGCATGGAAGAAACCGATGTTGTCTTTGACGATGATCATGCCATGCCTAATAAGATGCTTGGAAGAAGCACTTCTTTGGTCATCCCTCATGAGTTTCTGTGTCCTATAACACTTGAAATTATGTCTGATCCTGTTATTATTGCAAGTGGCCAG ACATATGAAAGGGAAAGCATAGAGAAGTGGTTCAAATCCAATCACAAAACCTGCCCAAAGACAAGGCAGCCTTTGGAACATCTTCAGTTAGCACCAAACTGTGCCTTAAGAAATTTAATTGCTGAATGGTGTGAGAACAACAATTTCAAACTTCCAAAAATCTGCTCTTCGTGTCAAGAAACCACTCCAACCGAAAACCAAGAAGAAATTCCATGTTTGGTTGAAAGCCTATCGTCAATCAACTTAGAACATCAAAGAAAGGCAGTCGAGAGAATCCGCCTGTTATCAAAAGAGAATTCAGAGAACAGAATTTTAGTCGCCGAAAACGGAGGAATACCACCATTAGTACAAATCCTATCATATCCagattcaaaaataaaagaacatgCTGTTACAGCACTTTTGAACTTATCAATTGATGAAGCTAACAAAAAACTTATATCAAAAGAAGGTGCTATTCCAGCTATAATAGAAGTATTGGAAAATGGAAGTATTGTGGCTAAAGAAAACTCTGCAGCAGCTTTATTTAGCTTATCAATGATTGATGAAAATAAAGAGGTTGTAGGAATGTCAAATGGGATTCCAGCTTTGGtaaatttattacaaaatgGAACAGTTAGAGGGAAAAAAGATGCTGCTACAGCACTTTTTAGCTTATCATTAACCCATGCAAATAAAGAGAGAGCTATAAAAGCTGGAATTGTGACAGCTTTACTTCAATTGTTAAAGGACAAAAACTTGGGAATGATTGATGAAGCACTTTCTATTTTGTTGCTACTTGTGTTGACTCCTGAAGGGAGACATGAGGTTGGACAATTATCATTTATTGAAACTCTTGTTGAGTTTACTAGAGAAGGGACTCCAAAGAACAAAGAATGTGCAGCTTCTGTTCTTCTTGAATTGTGTTCAAGTAattcatcttttactttggCAGCACTTCAGTTTGGAGTTTATGAACATTTGATTGAGATTAAAGAAAGTGGTACAAATAGAGCACAAAGGAAagcaaatgcaattttagatcTCATAAAAAGGAGTGAGcaaatttaa
- the LOC11438431 gene encoding probable LRR receptor-like serine/threonine-protein kinase At3g47570, giving the protein MFLLCFASQMLVYDWPLATFAISSSSDTDKLALLALKEKLTNGVSDSLPSWNESLHFCEWQGITCDHPHMRVAFGKPNIGCQVGRLKQLEVLNLTDNKLQGEIPTELTNCTNMKKIVLEKNQLTGKVPTWFGSMMQLSYLILNGNNLVGTIPSSLENVSSLEVITLARNHLEGNIPYSLGEIPHSIYNLSNLKYFGLGINKLFGSLPSNMNLAFPNIEIFLVGNNQLSGSFPSSISNLTTLKEFEIANNSFNGQIPLTLGRLTKLKRFNIAMNNFGIGGAFDLDFLSSLTNCTQLSTLLISQNRFVGKLLDLIGNFSTHLNSLQMQFNQIYGVIPERIGELINLTYLNIGNNYLEGTIPYSIGKLKNLGGLYLKSNKLYGNIPTSIANLTILSELYLNENKLEGSIPLSLIYCTRLEKVSFSDNKLSGDIPNQKFIHLKHLIFLHLDNNSFTGPIPSEFGKLMQLSRLSLDSNKFSGEIPKNLASCLSLTELRLGRNFLHGSIPSFLGSLRSLEILDISNNSFSSTIPFELEKLRFLKTLNLSFNNLHGEVPVGAFIIAHFLTRKPKRLPSSPSLQNENLRVTYGDLHEATNGYSSSNLLGAGSFGSVYIGSLPNFRRPIAIKVLNLETRGAAKSFIAECKSLGKMKHRNLVKILTCCSSVDYKGEDFKAIVFEFMPNMSLEKMLHDNEGSGSHNLNLTQRIDIALDVAHALDYLHNDIEQAVVHCDVKPSNVLLDDDIVAHLGDFGLARLINGSSNHSSNDQITSSTIKGTIGYVPPGRYGTGVPVSPQGDIYSFGILLLEMLTGKRPADNMFCENLSLHKFCKMKIPEGILEIVDSRLLIPFAEDRTGIVENKIRNCLVMFARIGVACSQEFPAHRMLIKDVIVKLNEIKSKFPC; this is encoded by the exons ATGTTTCTTCTCTGCTTTGCAAGTCAAATGTTGGTGTATGACTGGCCATTAGCAACATTTGCTATTTCTTCGAGTTCAGACACTGATAAGCTCGCTTTGCTTGCTTTGAAGGAAAAGCTTACGAATGGGGTGTCGGATTCTCTGCCATCATGGAATGAGTCTTTACATTTCTGTGAATGGCAAGGGATTACATGTGATCATCCACACATGAGAGTTGCGTTTGGAAAACCAAACATTGGGTG TCAAGTTGGCCGTTTGAAGCAACTGGAAGTTCTCAACTTAACCGATAACAAACTTCAAGGAGAGATTCCTACAGAGCTCACAAACTGCacaaatatgaagaaaattgtTTTGGAGAAAAACCAACTCACAGGAAAAGTTCCCACATGGTTCGGATCAATGATGCAACTTAGTTACTTGATTCTTAATGGCAATAACCTAGTTGGTACTATTCCATCTTCCCTTGAAAATGTATCGTCACTCGAAGTTATAACACTTGCACGTAATCACTTGGAAGGAAACATACCTTATTCTTTAG GAGAAATCCCACATTCTATTTACAACCTATCAAATCTTAAATATTTCGGACTTGGGATAAACAAATTATTCGGTAGTCTTCCATCGAATATGAATCTTGCTTTTCCCAATATTGAAATATTCTTGGTAGGTAATAACCAACTAAGTGGAAGTTTTCCATCTTCAATATCCAACCTCACTACATTGAAAGAGTTTGAAATAGCAAATAATTCTTTTAATGGCCAAATACCTCTTACTTTGGGTAGATTAACCAAACTCAAGCGGTTTAATATTGCTATGAATAACTTTGGGATTGGAGGAGCTTTTGATTTGGACTTCCTTTCCTCTTTAACCAACTGTACTCAATTATCAACGCTCCTTATTTCACAAAATAGATTTGTTGGTAAATTGCTAGATCTTATAGGAAACTTTTCCACCCATCTCAACAGTCTTCAAATGCagtttaatcaaatatatggaGTCATACCTGAAAGAATTGGAGAACTAATCAATTTAACTTACTTAAACATCGGCAACAATTACCTTGAGGGAACAATACCATATTCAATTGGAAAGCTTAAGAATCTAGGAGGTTTGTACTTGAAATCAAACAAGTTATATGGTAACATTCCTACTAGTATTGCCAATCTTACAATATTGTCTGAGCTATatctaaatgaaaataaattggaaGGAAGCATTCCATTATCCCTCATATATTGCACCCGATTGGAGAAAGTAAGTTTTAGTGATAACAAATTGAGTGGTGATATACCCAATCAAAAATTTATTCATCTAAAACATTTAATATTTCTTCACTTGGACAACAACTCCTTCACCGGTCCCATTCCTTCTGAGTTCGGTAAATTAATGCAACTTTCACGATTGTCTCTAGACTCGAATAAGTTTTCTGGTGAAATTCCCAAGAATCTAGCTTCTTGCTTATCATTGACAGAACTTAGGTTGGGGAGAAACTTCTTGCATGGAAGTATACCTTCGTTCTTGGGCTCTTTAAGATCCTTGGAAATCTTAGACATTTCTAACAATAGTTTCTCAAGTACAATCCCTTTTGAACTAGAAAAACTAAGATTTTTGAAGACTTTGAACTTGTCTTTTAACAATCTACATGGTGAGGTTCCCGTGGGAG CTTTTATAATTGCCCATTTTCTCACAAGAAAGCCCAAAAGGTTACCCTCTTCACCATCTTTGCAAAATGAGAATTTGAGGGTTACTTATGGAGACCTACATGAAGCAACCAATGGATATTCTTCATCTAATTTGTTAGGAGCAGGAAGCTTTGGATCTGTCTACATAGGATCTCTTCCCAACTTTCGAAGACCTATTGCCATAAAGGTGTTGAATCTTGAAACACGTGGAGCAGCAAAGAGTTTCATTGCAGAATGTAAATCTCTAGGAAAGATGAAACACCGGAATCTTGTCAAGATCCTAACTTGTTGTTCAAGTGTTGATTATAAAGGTGAAGATTTCAAGGCTATTGTTTTTGAGTTCATGCCTAATATGAGTCTAGAAAAGATGTTGCACGATAATGAAGGATCTGGAAGCCATAATCTCAACCTCACACAAAGGATAGACATTGCTCTTGATGTAGCTCATGCATTGGATTATCTTCACAATGATATAGAACAAGCTGTAGTTCACTGTGATGTTAAGCCAAGCAATGTTCTTCTTGATGATGACATTGTAGCCCACTTGGGAGACTTTGGATTAGCTAGGCTCATTAATGGATCCTCAAACCATTCAAGTAATGATCAAATTACTTCTTCCACAATTAAGGGAACTATAGGATATGTTCCTCCTG GGAGATATGGAACAGGTGTTCCAGTATCACCACAGGGAGATATCTACAGCTTTGGCATTCTTCTGTTAGAGATGCTCACTGGAAAGAGACCAGCAGATAACATGTTTTGTGAGAATTTAAGCCTACACAAATTCTGTAAGATGAAGATTCCAGAAGGAATTCTTGAGATAGTGGATTCCCGTTTACTTATACCATTTGCTGAAGATCGGACAGGGATTGTGGAAAACAAGATTAGGAATTGTTTGGTGATGTTTGCTAGAATTGGAGTTGCATGTTCTCAAGAGTTTCCTGCTCATCGAATGCTAATAAAAGATGTTATAGTTAAGTTGAatgaaatcaaatcaaagttTCCATGCTAG